From Vanrija pseudolonga chromosome 1, complete sequence, a single genomic window includes:
- the CLP1 gene encoding mRNA cleavage and polyadenylation factor CLP1, translating to MTDDGEQAILHLETGSEWRFELEADENIAIRVHTNDPVYINGEELPPTTWYPIYRNTKSAVYSPSEARLEVSTYPASQYTSTSTTQPHLNSLHLALERLRILARRGQASDPTARGPRVLVLGPPSSGKTTVVKNLVNLALGSGLGWNVGVAGLDPASPSNLIPGTLSLATPTHPLPTHHLAHPFGSPPASVPSNTLSADVSTLGWWYGGLEPTTRGLPIWTKLVTAMGEAWSARCAKDPTVLASGLFVDAPSSFTNPTLGQTKENPKARYPLLTQAVDAFEVDVVLVIGQEKLTVELSRLLESRNVKVIQIPKSGGVVDVDDTYREVVHAAQVRSYFYGEPALPANLSKLVGRTVPLGISLSPYSFQIGWDTLHILRVGEGSAAPTSALPLGSTHILSPTRLTRVDPGGPAHVVRLLNTVLAIVAITPEDKIVPEDKVKVEEEEEVKEEEGEDTLDAVAGKVELEEDEVPFREEIGWREVLGFVVITGVDALKRKYTVLSPSPGKLPSTIAIAGQIEWVDSA from the exons ATGactgacgacggcgagcaggccaTCCTGCATCTCGAGACGGGCTCCGAGTGGCgcttcgagctcgaggctgaCGAGAACATTGCGATTAGG GTGCACACCAACGACCCGGTCTATAtcaacggcgaggagctgcccCCGACGACATGGTACCCGATCTACCGGAATACCAAGTCGGCCGTCTACAGCCCAAGCGAGGCGCGATTGGAAG TGTCCACCTACCCGGCATCACAATAcacctcaacctcgacgacccaGCCCCACCTGAACtcgctccacctcgcccttgagcgcctgcgAATTcttgcgcgccgagggcaggcGAGTGACCCCACAGCGCGCGGCCCacgcgtgctcgtcctcggcccacCGAGCTCGGGCAAGACGACGGTGGTCAAGaacctcgtcaacctcgccctcggctcggggctggggtggaacgtcggcgtcgcgggcctCGACCCAGCAAGT CCATCAAACCTCATCCCCGGCACCCTGTCCCTCGCGACACCCACACACCCGCTGCCAACGCACCACCTCGCGCATCCGTTCGGCTCTCCGCCTGCATCCGTCCCGTCCAACACGCTGAGTGCAGACGTGTCCACCTTGGGATGGTGGTATGGCGGACTGGAGCCCACGACCCGCGGGCTTCCCATCTGGACCAAGCTGGTCACGGCGATGGGCGAGGCGTGGTCCGCGCGGTGCGCCAAGGACCCTACAGTGCTCGCCTCGGGCCTGTTTGTAGACGCGCCAAGCTCGTTCACAAACCCGACACTTGGTCAGACAAAGGAGAACCCCAAGGCGCGGTATCCCCTCCTCACAcaggcggtcgacgcgttCGAAG tcgacgtcgtccttgtcATCGGGCAAGAAAAGCTCACCGTCGAGCTcagccgcctgctcgagtcGCGCAACGTCAAGGTCATTCAGATCCCCAAGTCGGGTggcgtggtcgacgtcgacgacacctACCGCGAGGTCGTGCACGCTGCGCAGGTGCGCTCGTACTTCTATGGCGAgccggcgctgcccgccAACCTCAGCAAACTAGTGGGGCGCACAGTACCCCTCGGCATCTCACTCTCGCCATACTCGTTCCAGATCGGCTGGGACACGCTGCATATCCTGCGCGTAGGCGAGGGCTCGGCTGCACCCACCTCCGCCCTGCCGCTTGGTTCGACGCACATTCTCTCGCCGACGAGACTGACCCGTGTCGATCCTGGCGGACCAGCACACGTCGTCCGCCTCCTCAACACCGTGCTCGCCATCGTGGCCATCACGCCCGAGGACAAGATCGTGCCGgaggacaaggtcaaggtcgaggaggaggaagaagtaaaggaggaagaaggcgaggacacgctcgacgctgtcgccggcaaggtcgagctcgaggaggacgaggtccCCTTCCGCGAGGAGATTGGTtggcgcgaggtgctcgggTTTGTCGTCATCACGGGCGTCGATGCGCTCAAGCGCAAGTACACCGTGCtctcgcccagcccaggcAAGCTCCCGTCCACAATCGCCATCGCGGGCCAGATCGAGTGGGTCGACTCGGCGTAG
- the ube2w gene encoding putative ubiquitin-conjugating enzyme E2 W, whose translation MSNLATRRLMKELSDIKLNGTPMGIELLSAENMEEWFFGISVLGDETVYKGEKFALRIKFGDRYPIEYPEVTFVANDKYKPPVHPHIYTNGHVCASILGPEWSPVLNAVSVCITMQSMLASCKKKELPKGNDSYVARAPVNPKQTRWVYHDDTV comes from the exons A TGTCCAACCTGGCCACCCGCCGGCTCa TGAAGGAGCTCAGCGACATCAAGCTCAACGGCACGCCGATGGGCATCGAGCTCCTCTCGGCCGAGAACATGGAGGAGTGGTTCTTTGGCATCtcggtgctcggcgacgagacggtgTACAAG GGGGAAAAGTTCGCACTGAGGATCAAGTTTGGAGACAGATATCCCATAGAGTATCCAGAG GTCACGTTCGTCGCAAACGACAAGTACAAGCCGCCAGTCCACCCGCACATTTACACCAACGGGCATGTGTGCGCGTCCATCCTTG GTCCTGAGTGGTCGCCTG TCCTCAACGCCGTCTCCGTCTGCATCACGATGCAGTCGATGCTGGCGTCGtgcaagaagaaggagct GCCAAAGGGCAACGACAGCTACGTCGCGAGAGCCCCAGTCAACCCCAAGCAGACCCGCTGGGTGTACCACGATGAT ACGGTGTAG
- the NCS6 gene encoding Cytoplasmic tRNA 2-thiolation protein 1, producing MPTPCSICLTARALVKRPKTGQQVCKQCFFEVFEEEVHMTITTGALGGGSIFERGERVAIGASGGKDSTVLAHVLTILNRRYDYGLDLHLLSIDEGIKGYRDDSLETVKQNQAEYGLPLKILSYDELYGWTMDRVVEQVGRKNNCTFCGVFRRQALDRGAADLAVDHIVTGHNADDIAETVLMNILRGDVARLQRCTAVTTCSEDTIKRSKPFKYAYEKEIVMYAYFKKLTYFSTECIYSPDAYRGHARVFLKDLEAVRPSAIVDIIRSGESFVLDQKTQKSMKAMQTCKRCGYIASNDLCKACALLQGLEAGLNSAQRTRQLDTTLPEGQRTIPKFERKLRVAESTNGVEGVERAVKSIAIE from the exons ATGCCCACCCCATGCTCGATTTGCTTGACAGCCCGTGCGCTCGTCAAGCGCCCAAAGACGGGCCAGCAGGTGTGCAAGCAGTGCTTCTTTGAGGTGTTTGAGGAGGAAGTGCACATGACGATTACAACGGGcgctctcggcggcggcagcatctttgagcgcggcgagcgcgtcgctaTCGGCGCCAGTGGGGGTAAAG ACTCTACTGTCCTCGCGCACGTCCTCACGATCTTGAACCGGCGGTACGACTATGGGCTGGACCTGCACCTCCTCTCCATCGACGAGGGGATCAAAGGGTACCGAGATGATTCGCTCGAG ACGGTCAAGCAGAACCAGGCAGAGTACGGCCTGCCGCTCAAGATCCTGTCGTACGACGAGCTGTACGGGTGGACAAtggaccgcgtcgtcgagcaagTCGGGCGCAAGAACAACTGTACCTTCTGCGGCGTCTTCCGGCGGCAGGCgctcgaccgcggcgcggccgacctTGCAGTGGACCACATCGTGACCGGCCACAACGCGGACGACATTGCCGAGACGGTGCTCATGAACATCCtccgcggcgacgtcgcgcgcctgcAGCGCTGTACGGCCGTCACGACGTGCTCGGAAGACACGATCAAGCGCTCCAAGCCCTTCAAGTACGCGTACGAGAAGGAAATTGTCATGTACGCGTACTTCAAGAAGCTCACATACTTCTCCACCGAGTGCATCTACTCGCCTGATG CGTACCGTGGCCATGCGCGCGTCTtcctcaaggacctcgaggcggtgcGGCCGAGCGCCATCGTGGACATTATCCGATCTGGCGAGAGCTTTGTGCTCGACCAGAAGACGCAGAAGAGCATGAAGGCGATGC AGACGTGCAAGCGCTGTGGATACATTGCGAGCAACGATCTCTGC AAAGCATGTGCCCTTCTTcagggcctcgaggcgggccTCAACTCTGCCCAGCGTACGCGCCAGCTCGACACTACGCTGCCTGAGGGCCAGCGCACCATTCCCAAGTTTGAGCGCAAGCTGCGCGTCGCGGAGAGCAccaacggcgtcgagggcgtcgagcgggccGTCAAGTCCATTGCCATTGAGTAA
- the NAA15 gene encoding N-alpha-acetyltransferase 15, NatA auxiliary subunit gives MSHGHGIPKHRQLPDKEAKLFKELLTYYELKQYKKGLKAADTILKKLPNHGETIALKALTLHSSLPFPATAASQPKAEEAEEMARTAVRKDITSHITWHVLGILAKTRRDWTEASKAFVMARKQDPDNIPVLRDAIALSTHTRNYKQALEARHHYLLLRPQIRSSWLGLMVSHELVGDYDEAIRVYDSLQDTLKKDGATGPEQAQTLLHVIRVSIQAGKFQDAKDRLEKGLHDGVISPRGEAAEIKAQLLVELGRQEEAEDAYRALLEQNPDNLAYYGGFLRNRGLDISQKLDDEAIAKVLKSLDAFAETYPRSTAPRRLALDVATGAGFSKRAREYLVRGLERGVPSLFVDVKGVYGDQAKLAAVGEIIADIVDKVKADASLHGDDTVPPPTTLLWAHYFQALHVVHPLNLNPDHARALQLLDFALEHTPTLPEIYMAKALVYKRAGDVQLAAETMEEARLLDGQDRFLNGKAAKYWLRAGHIQKAEELLALFTKKDVGAVQDLTDMQSLWFLQEEGDAHKRNGKLGFALKRYQSLVTVFQEYEDDQYDFHSYCMRRMTLNAYISLLKYEDQLRTHPAFFNTALSAIDIYVKIADDPSLTVEKLTPEQEAERKKAAKKAQKAEQKAKKAAAAAGDGKKEDAPVPDADPRGDVLLKTETPIADALKLWAPLEKHHAGRAETWLAGYELHVRQKQYVLALRDLREAAAIDKEAAGLLPALVHFRQTIAAANDVSEPVRAAIAEVLPTLISDKPAAELVAVSLAAYPASPAHILAAGKALQVSGAPASEVRSVLAGLAAAGTPPSVATMQAAVALLGASTPEGDALRADFRKRLPLAWAFATADEIDARAKATAAAAEPVAATVKADV, from the exons ATGTCGCACGGTCACGGGATACCAAAGCACCGTCAGCTTCCCGACAAGGAGGCAAAGCTCTTCAAGGAGCTCCTC ACATACTATGAGCTCAAGCAGTACAAAAAGggcctcaaggccgccgacaccaTCCTGAAGAAGCTTCCCAACCATGGAG AAACCATCGCCCTCAAGGCGCTGACCCTCCACTCGTCGCTCCCCTTCCCCGCCACGGCTGCGTCGCAGCCCAAGgctgaggaggccgaggaaaTGGCCCGCACTGCTGTTAGGAAGGACATTACCAGCCACATCACATGGCACGTCCTCGGCATCTTGGCCAAGACGCGCCGGGACTGGACCGAGGCGAGCAAGGCGTTCGTCATGGCCCGCAAGCAGGACCCG GACAACATCCCCGTCCTCCGCGACGCCATTGCCCTGTCGACTCACACGCGCAACTACAAGCAGGCTTTGGAAGCTCGGCACCACTACCTGCTTCTCCGACCGCAGATCCGCTCTTCGTGGCTCGGCCTCATGGTCagccacgagctcgtcggcgactaCGACGAGGCGATCCGGGTGTACGACAGCCTGCAGGACACGCTGAAGaaggacggcgcgacgggaCCGGAGCAGGCTCAGACCCTCCTGCATGTCATCCGGGTGTCCATCCAGGCTGGCAAGTTCCAGGACGCCAAGGACCGCCTCGAGAAGGGCCTCCATGACGGTGTTATCAGCCCCCGTGGTGAGGCtgccgagatcaaggcccagctccttgtcgagctcggccgccaggaggaggccgaggacgcgtaCCGTGCTCTCCTGGAGCAGAACCCGGACAACCTCGCCTACTACGGTGGATTCCTTCGCAACCGTGGCCTTGACATCT CTCAGAAGCTTGATGACGAGGCGATCGCCAAGGTGCTCAAGAGCCTCGACGCCTTTGCCGAGACGTACCCTCGCTCcactgctcctcgccgccttgcccttgacgtcgccaccggcgccgggtTCAGcaagcgtgcgcgcgagtACCTTGTCCGTGGCCTCGAGCGTGGTGTCCCCTCGCTCTTTGTCGACGTCAAGGGCGTGTACGGTGACCAGGCCAagcttgccgccgtcggcgagatcattgccgacattgtcgacaaggtcaaggccgaTGCGTCGCTCCACGGCGATGACACTGTCCCTCCGCCGACCACGCTCCTCTGGGCTCACTACTTCCAGGCCCTCCACGTTGTCCACCCTCTCAACCTGAACCCCGACCATGCCCGTGCTCTCCAGCTTCTTGACTTTGCTCTTGAGCACACGCCCACCCTCCCCGAGATCTACatggccaaggcgctcgtgTACAAGCGCGCTGGTGATGTGCAgctggcggccgagacgatggaggaggcgcgcctcCTTGATGGCCAGGACCGCTTCCTCAACGGCAAGGCTGCCAAGTACTGGCTCCGCGCTGGTCACATCCAAAAagccgaggagctcctcgcgctgttCACCAAGAAGGACGTTGGTGCCGTCCAGGACCTGACGGACATGCAGAGCCTGTGGTTCTTGCAAGAGGAGGGTGACGCCCACAAGCGTAACGGCAAGCTTGGCTTTGCGCTCAAGCGCTACCAGTCGCTCGTGACCGTGTTCCAGGAGTACGAGGACGACCAGTACGACTTCCACTCGTACTGCATGCGCCGCATGACGCTTAACGCGTACATCTCGCTTCTGAAGTACGAGGACCAGCTCCGCACCCACCCTGCGTTCTTCAACACGGCCCTGTCGGCCATTGACATCTACGTCAAGATTGCCGACGACCCCAGCTTGACAGTTGAGAAGCTCA CTCCCGagcaggaggccgagcgcaagaaggcggcgaagaaggcgcagaaggccgagcagaaggccaagaaggcggccgcggccgctggcgacggcaagaaggaggacgcgCCTGTACCTGATGCGGAcccgcgcggcgacgtcTTGCTAAAGACCGAGACTCCCATCGCGGACGCGCTCAAGCTGTGGGCCCCTCTGGAGAAGCACCACGCTGGGCGTGCCGAGACGTGGCTTGCGGGTTACGAGCTGCACGTCAGGCAAAAGCAGTacgtcctcgcgctgcgGGACCTGCGCGAGGCTGCCGCGATTGACAAGGAGGCTGCTGGCCTCCTCCCTGCGCTCGTGCACTTCCGCCAGACCATCGCAGCGGCGAATGACGTCTCCGAGCCCGTCCGTGCGGCCATTGCCGAGGTCCTCCCCACTCTCATCTCAGACAAGCCTGCGGctgagctcgtcgcggtgTCGCTTGCCGCGTACCCCGCCTCCCCTGCCCACATCCTCGCGGCTGGCAAGGCGCTCCAGGTGTCTggcgcgcccgcctcggAGGTCCGCagcgtcctcgccggcctcgctgccgccggcacaCCACCATCCGTGGCTACCATGCAGGCGGCCGTGgctctcctcggcgccagcacaCCCGAGGGTGACGCTCTCCGCGCCGACTTCCGCAAGAGGTTACCCCTTGCGTGGGCATTCGCGAccgccgacgagatcgacgcACGCGCCAaggccaccgctgccgctgccgagcccgTGGCCGCCaccgtcaaggccgacgtcTAG
- the Mettl3 gene encoding N6-adenosine-methyltransferase subunit METTL3 — MAAASTTASPADELHALLSRETAKTKLRRLASHAAPPFNPVCAHTTLAACREANGTECARAHFEPIIRPYTDPSLGYCSYLNMCYGEPMFAGNPSLGEAGGARPGTKECRYLHFQVAPAAQRDAVPPPSPVPIPLPASARALGPGDDERTAQWVNCDIRNFDFSVLGQFGVIVADPPWDIHMSLPYGTMTDDEMRTMPVAALQPDWGILALWVTGRAMELARELFNVWGYIRVDELVWVKTNQLQRLIRTGRTGHWLNHTCEHLLVALKRPASHPRGAPVPWDTHPGLQALRRGVDTDVVVAEVRETSRKPDETYGVIERLAPDGRRLELFGRKHNVRPGWLTLGNQLGDSQITEPDLHARLVERYPNQKFNLVSK, encoded by the exons atggcagcagcaagcaccaCCGCTTCCCCGGCGGACGAGCTGCACGCGCTCCTCTCTCGCGAGACTGCAAAGACAaagctgcggcggctggcg tcgcacgccgcgccgccgttcaACCCAGTCTGCGCACACACGACCCTCGCAGCATGCCGCGAAGCCAACGGCACcgagtgcgcgcgcgcacactTCGAGCCCATCATCCGGCCCTACACCGACCCGTCGCTAGGCTACTGCTCGTACTTGAACATGTGCTACGGCGAGCCCATGTTCGCGGGCAACCCGAgcctgggcgaggcgggcggtgcgCGGCCCGGCACGAAGGAGTGCAG ATATCTTCACTTCcaggtcgcgccggccgcgcagcgcgacgccgtgccgcccccgtcgcccGTGCCCATTCCCCtcccggcgtcggcgcgcgccctcggcccaggcgacgacgagcgtaCCGCCCAGTGGGTCAACTGCGATATCCGCAACTTTGACTTCTCCGTCCTTGGACA gTTCGGCGTCATTGTCGCTGACCCGCCTTGGGACATTCACATGTCGCTGCCGTACGGCACGATgacggacgacgagatgCGCACGAtgcccgtcgcggcgctgcagcCCGACTGGGGCATCCTCGCGCTCTGGGTGACGGGGCGCGCGATGGAGCTCGCCCGCGAGCTGTTCAATGTGTGGGGGTACatccgcgtcgacgagctcgtgtGGGTCAAGACCAACCAGCTGCAGCGGCTCATCCGCACCGGCCGGACAGGCCACTGGCTCAACCATACCTGCGAGcacctgctcgtcgcgctcaagcgGCCCGCGAGCcacccgcgcggcgcgccagtcCCGTGGGATACGCATCCGGGGCTGCAGGCGCTCCGACGAGGCGTGGACacggacgtcgtcgtcgccgaggtgcgcgagacGAGCCGCAAGCCCGACGAGACGTACGGCGTGATTGAGCGTCTCGCGCCGGACGGCCGTAGGCTCGAGCTGTTCGGTAGGAAACACAATGTCCGCCCTGGATGGCTCACGCTCGGCAACCAGC TCGGCGACTCGCAGATCACAGAGCCAGACCTCCATGCGCGCCTGGTGGAGCGATACCCGAACCAGAAGTTCAATCTCGTGTCAAAGTAG
- the vas2 gene encoding AP-1 complex subunit sigma-1 codes for MINYVMLVSRQGKVRLAKWFQTLPSKTKAKIVKDVTQLVLARRTRMCNFLEYKDTKVIYRRYASLFFITSITPGDNELITLEVIHRYVEVLDRYFGNVCELDLIFNFQKAYAILDELIIAGELQESSKKAVLKIVAQSDAIEEAEVSEDSLARLGSLAR; via the exons atgaTCAACTATGTCATGCTCGTGTCCCGGCAGG GCAAGGTCCGCCTCGCCAAGTGGTTCCAGACGCTGCCgtccaagaccaaggccaagatcgTCAAGGACGTGAcccagctcgtgctcgcgcgccggaCACGGATGTGCAACTTTTTGGAGTACAAGG ACACCAAGGTCATCTACCGCCGCTACGCGTCCCTCTTCTTCATCACGTCCATCACGCCGGGCGACAACGAGCTCATCACGCTCGAGGTCATCCACCGCTACGTCGAGGTGCTGGACCGATACTTTGGCAAC GTctgcgagctcgacctcatcTTCAACTTCCAGAAGGCGTATGCT atcctcgacgagctcatcatCGCTGGCGAGCTGCAGGAGTCGTCCAAGAAGGCCGTGCTGAAGATT GTCGCCCAGTCGGACGCCATTGAAGAGG CCGAGGTCTCGGAAGACTCGCTCGCAAGACTTGGCAGCCTGGCGCGCTAG